GCACACCCACAGGGGGAGGTGGAGGAATAAAAGGAGCACTTGAAACTGGGCCACGTATGAAGGGCCCAGAGGCGACACTCTGCTGGGGTGCAAGGTTTACTCTGCTGCCAAAAGATCGATGGTTATTGCTCCGATCATGAATCCAACGTTCCTGGTCTCGTTTGCTACCATGGCCATGATTAGAAGAACCATTCCCTTGAAGCTGTGGTCCACTGTTGTTCCTTCTAAAAGGACCACGCGGATGGTGTGGCTCACGCCCACTGTGAGATCCTCCTATCTGTCCAACATCCCTACGTGTGTTGTCCCTAGGAGATACCCCCGAAGAGATGCTGGACTTCCCTGGATTAAAAGGAGACGCTTCAACCACAGAACTGTGTGAATTTGGTGCTTGAGAAAAGCTGCCGTTGGCTGCTATGTTTCTGTGACTTGTCCTGTCACCACCTAGCTCCGGAGAATACTGGCGGATGGGAGATTCATGGTTGGAAGCTGAATTTGTTGCTGAGACTATAGAATTAACAACTTCCTGTGAAGACCAAGAGTCAACTGACGTCCCCTATTATTCACAAATAGAAAATTTCGTAAGGAAAGCAGTCTAACTTGTACGAAAACTTGATCGTCGAGTT
The nucleotide sequence above comes from Primulina huaijiensis isolate GDHJ02 unplaced genomic scaffold, ASM1229523v2 scaffold203928, whole genome shotgun sequence. Encoded proteins:
- the LOC140966280 gene encoding uncharacterized protein; this translates as MGTASWPDFSKSTRASTKDSSTDSLEELSHEPIILSKGTSVDSWSSQEVVNSIVSATNSASNHESPIRQYSPELGGDRTSHRNIAANGSFSQAPNSHSSVVEASPFNPGKSSISSGVSPRDNTRRDVGQIGGSHSGREPHHPRGPFRRNNSGPQLQGNGSSNHGHGSKRDQERWIHDRSNNHRSFGSRVNLAPQQSVASGPFIRGPVSSAPFIPPPPPV